From the genome of Adhaeribacter pallidiroseus:
TAGCCTTTGGAAACTTGGCCTGCAATTTTAAAAAAGCGGCTTGTTCTTCTTCGGCAAATGCCAGGTAGCAAATACCTTTACTGGTAGAAGCCACTAGGACTGTACCAAACGGACTATCGGCGAAACTATAATTAATAGCCAGGTTCTCGCCCCCATTTTTATATTCGCCGGGTGTCATGCCTTCTAGGTTCACGAATAAGTCGTGCAAGCGGCCCGGTCCCGACAATCCACTGGCGTAAGCCGCCTCAAACAAGGTAGCCTGCTGCTCTTGCAACATTTGCTTGGCATATTGTACCGTTAGGTATTGTAGAAATTTTTTTGGACTAACGCCGGCCCATTCGGTAAAAAGCTTTTGAAAATGGAAAGGACTCAGGTGTATTTTTTCGGCTATTTCGTCTAAACCTGGCTGGGTCTTAAAATTGCTTTTTAAGTAAGTAATGGCCGCAGCAATACGGCTATAATTAGTCTGCGTTTGGGCTCCCATCTTTTCATTGATTAACTTAACAAATGTAATTTTTAAAAACGGAGTGAACCACCCGAAACTTGCGGTGTTTTAAAAAATGCTGATTAACGACTTGCCGAAGTTAAAAAATTAAAATTATATAAGTTTAAAAGAGCTGATGGTACTTAATACCGTTGATTACTATTTGCTTTTGTTTGTAGAGATTATTTCTGCTTATTCCAGAGCCGTAAACCTAAACGGTACTCAATTACATCGGCTTTAATGAGATCGTGCAG
Proteins encoded in this window:
- a CDS encoding bifunctional helix-turn-helix domain-containing protein/methylated-DNA--[protein]-cysteine S-methyltransferase, which encodes MGAQTQTNYSRIAAAITYLKSNFKTQPGLDEIAEKIHLSPFHFQKLFTEWAGVSPKKFLQYLTVQYAKQMLQEQQATLFEAAYASGLSGPGRLHDLFVNLEGMTPGEYKNGGENLAINYSFADSPFGTVLVASTSKGICYLAFAEEEQAAFLKLQAKFPKASYQQLVDTAQQNALYIFNHDWSQLNQIKLHLKGTEFQLKVWEALLKIPHGQLTTYGKIAKKINLPNASRAVGTAIGDNPVAFLIPCHRIIQATGVIGGYHWGNIRKAAIIGWEAASNAVQEKA